From the Girardinichthys multiradiatus isolate DD_20200921_A chromosome 22, DD_fGirMul_XY1, whole genome shotgun sequence genome, one window contains:
- the LOC124859072 gene encoding carbonyl reductase [NADPH] 1-like has product MSGKVAVVTGSNKGIGLAIVQALCKQFQGDVYLTARDVGRGQAAVESLASEGLKAIFHQLDINNLNSITTAAAFFKEKYGGVDILIHNAGIAFKVADTTPFAVQAEVTLETNFFAARDVLTHFLPLIKRGGRVVNISSFVGPRTLNKCSAELQQRFRSEDITEDELVALMQRFIDKAKKGEHKQDGWPETPYGVSKLGLTTLSMILARRLLKERPNDGILLNACCPGWVRTDMAGEAAEKSPDEGAVTPVYLVLLPPKITEPHGKFVSDKEVQPW; this is encoded by the exons ATGTCGGGCAAAGTCGCCGTGGTAACAGGAAGCAACAAGGGAATCGGACTGGCCATCGTCCAAGCGCTCTGCAAGCAGTTCCAGGGGGATGTCTACCTCACCGCTAGAGATGT CGGTCGAGGTCAGGCTGCCGTGGAGTCTCTGGCCTCTGAGGGACTGAAGGCCATCTTTCACCAGCTGGACATCAACAACCTGAACAGCATCACCACAGCTGCTGCTTTCTTCAAGGAGAAGTATGGAGGAGTGGACATCCTCATCCATAACGCTGGGATAGCATTCAAAG TTGCAGACACGACTCCGTTCGCTGTCCAGGCAGAGGTGACCCTCGAGACAAACTTCTTTGCTGCCAGAGATGTCTTGACTCACTTCCTGCCGCTCATCAAACGTGGAG GCCGTGTGGTGAACATCTCAAGCTTTGTAGGTCCCCGTACTTTAAACAAGTGCAGCGCGGAGCTGCAGCAGCGCTTCCGCAGCGAGGACATCACAGAGGATGAGCTGGTGGCACTGATGCAGAGATTCATTGACAAGGCCAAGAAAGGAGAGCACAAGCAAGATGGGTGGCCTGAAACGCCGTATGGAGTGTCGAAACTGGGACTGACA ACTCTGTCCATGATCCTGGCTCGCCGCCTGTTGAAGGAGAGACCAAATGATGGG ATCTTGCTGAATGCTTGCTGTCCAGGTTGGGTTCGCACCGACATGGCAGGTGAGGCAGCAGAGAAGTCACCAGATGAGGGCGCCGTCACTCCGGTTTATCTGGTGCTGCTTCCTCCCAAAATCACTGAACCTCACGGAAAGTTTGTCTCTGACAAGGAAGTTCAGCCGTGGTGA